The genomic interval TGGGCCGCCACCAGTTCCGCCATCTTGGGCACACGGACCTTCACGCCGTTCACCCGGCCACCGCCCTGCCGCCCCGTCGTACTCGTCACCGGCCCGCCTCCGTCCGACCCAGGGGTGCGGGACACAGCCCGAGCACCGGGTAGACGGCCAACTCTACTAGATAACTGATTAAACTAGGTTACCGAGTTCCGACAATGAGATGTTCGGCCGCTGGAGGCCGCGTTGCGGTCCTTATGCTTCTGCCACTCCGTGCAGAGCTGCGCTCATCGGTTTCCTCCGACGCGGTCAGCGCTCCGGCACGAAACAGGGCAACGTGATCTCGTCCGTGAGGGGCCGGAAGTCGACGCGTACCCGCATACCGATGGCGACGGCGTCCGGATCGCCGGCGTCGACGTGGGAGAGCAGGGTGCCGCCGTCGTCCAGGTCGATCACCGCGAGCGCGAAGGGCGTGTCGAAGCCGGGGCCTGGGGCGCGGTGAACCACGGTCACCGAGTAGACGG from Streptomyces sp. CC0208 carries:
- a CDS encoding OB-fold domain-containing protein, coding for MSRPVPVPTELSEPFWEAARRGDLVVPCCPSCNLRFFVPEPTCPGCMAPDWHYAPSAGRGTVYSVTVVHRAPGPGFDTPFALAVIDLDDGGTLLSHVDAGDPDAVAIGMRVRVDFRPLTDEITLPCFVPER